From Triticum urartu cultivar G1812 chromosome 2, Tu2.1, whole genome shotgun sequence, a single genomic window includes:
- the LOC125538358 gene encoding L10-interacting MYB domain-containing protein-like isoform X2, which produces MEKEKANWDAHHITIFYEICKDEVDAGNRPKGCLNRRGYTHLEDKFFDRTRKRCSQNQFKNKWDMLKIQYVQFMLLKNAATGLGWDDVNKTIIADDDWWKIHLKKNPKHAKYKKKGLANLEEIHVMFANAHVTRATSSIPGEMSDSTNDDDMPDVGEESEEDGNALKEVKVSPKDGKAAKEVKVSPKDGKAAKYLKRKAKFIDESAKEDKNPFLRE; this is translated from the exons ATGGAAAAGGAAAAGGCTAATTGGGATGCACATCACATAACTATCTTCTATGAGATATGCAAGGACGAGGTCGATGCTGGAAATAGGCCAAAGGGATGTTTGAACCGTAGAGGGTACACACATCTTGAAGATAAGTTCTTTGATAGGACTCGAAAAAGATGTTCACAGAATCAATTTAAAAACAAATGGGACATGTTGAAGATACAATATGTACAATTCATGTTGTTGAAAAATGCGGCAACTGGGCTAGGTTGGGATGATGTGAACAAAACCATTATAGCCGATGATGATTGGTGGAAAATACATCTTAAG AAAAATCCTAAGCATGCAAAGTACAAGAAGAAGGGGCTGGCCAACTTGGAAGAAATTCATGTCATGTTCGCCAACGCACATGTCACCAGGGCTACATCATCTATTCCTGGGGAGATGTCAGACAGCACAAATGATGATGATATGCCTGATGTTGGAGAAGAGTCCGAGGAGGATGGAAATGCATTGAAGGAGGTCAAGGTTTCACCTAAGGATGGAAAGGCGGCAAAGGAGGTCAAGGTCTCACCTAAGGATGGAAAGGCGGCAAAATATCTGAAGCGCAAGGCCAAGTTTATTGACGAGTCAGCTAAGGAGGACAAGAATCCTTTTCTACGTGAGTAG
- the LOC125538358 gene encoding putative nuclease HARBI1 isoform X1, with product MFLWMVGGPQSFSHVENRFSRSTETVHRKFKEVLNCLCKLAGHNITPRDDTFTTVHARIQDERFWPHFKGAIGAIDGCHIPVTLPSDEVVNHTGRHGFPSQNVMAVCDFDKRFTFVVAGWPGSAHDTRILNDSLVKYAHRFPTPPPGKYYLIDSGYPNREGYLAPYKGQIYHIPEFRNGRKPVGKYEVYNRHSSLRNVVERTSGVLKAKWRILKGVPSFKPRTQKKIIIACMALHNYIPETKLPDEEFDKCDEDEDYIPDEDLEVVPVKGDSVPARLNIVDMNIVRDRIANSLMSSTAS from the exons ATGTTCTTGTGGATGGTTGGTGGCCCCCAATCATTCTCTCATGTTGAGAATCGTTTTTCGAGATCAACGGAAACGGTCCATCGAAAGTTCAAAGAGGTCTTGAATTGCTTGTGCAAGTTAGCAGGACATAACATAACACCTCGAGATGATACTTTCACAACCGTGCATGCAAGAATTCAAGATGAGAGATTTTGGCCTCATTTCAAAGGTGCGATCGGTGCAATAGATGGCTGCCACATCCCAGTTACACTGCCATCGGATGAGGTTGTTAACCACACAGGTCGCCATGGATTTCCATCACAAAATGTTATGGCGGTTTGCGACTTTGACAAGAGGTTTACTTTTGTTGTGGCTGGTTGGCCCGGTTCAGCACATGACACAAGGATCTTAAATGATAGCTTGGTAAAGTATGCACATCGCTTCCCTACACCACCACCAG gaaaatattacctcATCGATTCGGGATATCCAAACCGTGAAGGATATCTTGCTCCTTACAAAGGCCAAATATACCACATACCAGAATTTCGTAATGGACGAAAACCGGTGGGCAAATATGAGGTGTATAATCGCCACTCTTCACTTAGAAATGTTGTTGAGCGAACATCTGGAGTGCTCAAAGCTAAATGGCGCATCTTGAAGGGTGTACCTAGTTTCAAACCTCGTACACAGAAAAAGATTATTATTGCTTGTATGGCGTTGCACAACTATATTCCTGAGACCAAGTTGCCCGACGAGGAGTTTGACAAATGTGATGAAGATGAGGATTATATTCCTGATGAGGACTTGGAAGTAGTGCCAGTCAAAGGAGATAGTGTTCCGGCGAGACTTAACATCGTCGACATGAACATAGTCCGTGATAGAATTGCTAACTCCTTGATGAGCTCTACTGCATCATAG